A region of the Micromonospora sediminicola genome:
GATCGTCTCCGCCTTGGCCGCGTCGCCCAGCTTGACCTTGTCGAGCTTGGTGACGCCGTCGACCAGCAGCGCGACCTCACCGCCGAAGTCGGCCCGCATCGCGTCGAGCGTGTATTCGGTGTCCTCGATCGTGTCGTGCAGCAACGCCGCGACCAGCGTCGTGGTGTCCATGCCCAGGTTGGCCAGGATGGTCGCCACGGCGAGCGGGTGGGTGATGTACGGGTCGCCGGACTTGCGGTACTGACCCGAGTGCCAGCGCGCGGCCGTGTCGAAGGCGCGCTGCAGCAGCCGGGCGTCGGCCTTGGGGTGGGCGTCCCGGTGGGTGGAGATCAGCGGCTCCAGCACCTCGCTGACCTGCGAAGTCTGCCAGGGCGCGTTGAACCGGGCCAGCCGGGCGCGTACCCGACGGCCGGTCGGCGCGTTGGAGAGGGCGAACCCGCCGCTGGTCGAGGGGTCGTCGGTCGGGAACGGCACCACGACCGCGCCGCCGTCGGCCGTCGCGTCGGGCACGCCCCCGGTGGCGCCGGTCGCCCGGGCCGGAGGGTTGCCGCTGCGCTCGGTCACCGAGCCGTCCGCGTCGCCTGTCGGGTGCACCGTGCCCTCCACCGGAGGGACGACATCGTGGGACACCGGCCTCCTCACCGCTCGCCGGGGATGCGTCGGCCGTGCGGCCGACGTCTGGTTCAACCGACCCGGGGGTCGGTGTTGTTCCGCGCCGGTCACCGGGGCCGGGCCCCGGCGGCTCGCCGCCCCGGACGGTCGCCCGCCCGGTCAGGCAAAGGGCAATGCTACCCGTACGCAGGGTACGCCGCCGCTCCGCCGGACGGTCCGAGCCGGTCGCGCCGACCGGCCGGCGGGTCAAACGGTCAACAGGGCATGGACCGGACGCGGGGCGAGCCGTTCGCGGCCCTTGAGGAAGCCCAGCTCCAGCAGGACGGTGAAACCGGAGACCGTGCCGCCGGCCCGCTCGACCAGGTCGAGGGTGGCCTCGGCGGTGCCGCCGGTGGCCAGCACGTCGTCGAGCACCAGCACCCGGTGCCCGGCGGTGAACGCGTCCTGGTGCACCTCCAGCGTCGCCTCGCCGTACTCCAGCGCGTAGGAGGCGGAGTGGGTCGCGCGGGGCAGCTTGCCGGCCTTGCGCACCGGCACCACACCGACCCCGGTGGCGTACGCGACGGCCGCCGCCAGCACGAACCCGCGCGCCTCGATCCCGGCGACGGTGTCGAACGAGTCCGGCCCGTGGTAGGCGATGATCCCGTCGATCACCTCGCGGAACGCGACGCCGTCGGCGAAGAGCGGCATCAGGTCCTTGAACATGACCCCCGGCTTGGGGAAGTCCGGCACGTCGAGCAGCCGGCTCGCGACCAGCTGGGCGACCTCCGGGCCGCTGTCTCCCCGTACGCCGGCGGTGTGGGTCTCCGTCACGGTGCGTCCCATGTCCTCTCGAAACGACGACGGCGTCCGTCATGCCGTGACACCAGCATGACGGACGCCGTCCGGTCGATTCCGTCCGGGTCAGCGGCGCTTCGCGCCACCGGGCCGGTTGCCCCCGCCGCCGGCGGGGCGACCGCCCCGGGCGCCGCTGGGACGCTTGCCGGCCGGCCGGGCGCCGACCTTGGGCGCGGCGCCGGCCAGCGCCGCCGCGTCCGGGTCGATCGGCTCGTCGCCGACCGGCGCGGCGCGCGGCGCGCCCTTCGGGGTGATCTCGCCCCGGGCGAGCGCCCCCCGGCGGGCGAGCACCCGCTTGTTGTGGGCGCTGATCCGCGGGTCCTGGTTCTTCAGCAGCACCAGCAGCGGGGTGGCCAGCAGGATCGAGGTCAGGAACGCCACCGCCATACCGACGAAGAGCACCAGGCCCAGGTCCTTCAGCGTGCCCGCGCCGAGCAGGCCGGCGCCGATGAAGAGCAGACCGCCGACCGGCAGCAACGCGACGACCGAGGTGTTCAGCGAGCGCATGAGGCTCTGGTTGAGCGCCAGGTTGGACGCCTCGCCGTAGGTGAGGTTGTTGTTCGCGGTGATGCCCCGCGTGTTCTCCTGCACCTTGTCGAAGACCACCACCACGTCGTAGAGCGCGAAGCCCAGGATGGTGAGGAAGCCGATGATCGTCGACGGGGTGACCTCGAAGCCGACCAGCGAGTAGATGCCGGCGGTGAGGACCAGGTTGGTCAGCAGCGAGGCGATCGCGGCGACCGCCATCCGCCACTCGAAGCGCAGCACCAGGTAGATCGACACCACCGCGATGAAGATCAGCAGGCCGAGCAGCGCCCGCGAGGTGACCTGGCTGCCCCACGCCTCGGAGACCTGGCTGCCGCTGATCTGGTCGGCCTGGATCCCGAACTCCTCCGCCATCGCGGCCTTGGCCGCGTTGGCCTGGTCCTGGCTGAGCTGCCCGGTGCGCATCTCGTAGGTCTCGCCGCCAGCGCCGCCGACCTTCTGCGCGGTGACCACCTCGACGCCGGGCGCCTCCTTGGCCAGCACGTCGTCGACGGTGCGTTCGGCCTGGTCGAGCGTGCCCACGCTGGCCGGCACCTGGAACGAGTTGCCGCCGGCGAACTCGATGCCGAGGCTGAAGCCCCGGATCGCGAAGCTGAGCACGGCGATCAGCACCAGCGCGCCGGCGACGGCGAACCACACCTTGCGCTTGCCGACGATGTTGAGATCGGCCTCGCCCCGGTAGAGCCGGGCGGCCAGACCACTCTTCGCCATCTCAGGCCTCCTTGACACGCGGGTTGCGGGCGGCGCCCGACTCGGCCGACCGGGCCGGCAGCGCCCGACCCAGACCGCTGACCCGCGGGGACAGGAACGCCCGGGTACGGGCGAACATCGTCATGATCGGGTGGCGGAAGAGGAACACGACGACCAGGTCCAGCACGGTCGCCAGGCCGAGCGCGAAGGCGAAGCCCTTCACCGCGCCGACCGACACGATGTAGAGCACGACCGCCGACATCAGAGTGATCGCGTTGGCCGAGATGATCGTCCGGCGGGCCCGGATCCACGCGCGCGGGACCGCGCTGCGCGGGCTGCGGCCCTCGCGGATCTCGTCCTTGAGTCGTTCGAAGTAGATGACGAACGAGTCCGCCGCCACACCGAGCGAGACGATCATGCCGGCGATGCCGGCGAGCGTCAGCGTGAAGCCGATCGACCGGCCGAGCACCACCAGCGCGCCGAAGACCAGCAGCGCGGAGAGCACCAGGCTGAGGAAGATGACCGAGCCGAGCAGCCGGTAGTAGAAGAACGAGTAGATGATGACCAGCAGCATGCCGATGCCGGCCGCCAGCAGACCCGCCTTGAGGTGGCTGTCACCGAGCGTCGCGGTGACGTTCTGGCTCTCCTGCGGCTCGAACGTCACCGGCAGCGCGCCGTAGCGGAGCTGGCTGGCCAGCGCGTTCGCCGACTTGTTGTCGAAGCTGCCGGTGATCTGCGAGTCACCGGTGAGCACGCCCTGGATCTCCGGCGAGGAGACGATCCGGTTGTCCAGCACCACGGCGACCCGGCACTTGCCGTCCTGGCCGAGCGCGGTCTGGTCGCAGGCCTGACCCTCGTTGTTGAACGACTCGCGGGTCAGCGCGGTCCACTTCTCCTGGCCGCTGCCGGTGAAGTTGAGGCTGACCACCCACTGGCTGGTCTGGTCGAGCTGGGCGGAGGCGTTCTTGACGTCGGTGCCCTCGACCTTGGCCACGTCGAGCAGGTTCTTCGCGCCGGCCTCGCAGGCCACCGCCGTCTGCTTCGGGTCGTTGATCGAGCCGGCCGGCCGCTTGTCGAGCTGGGCGCAGGTGATCGAGGGGACGTTGAACTGCATGTCCGCCGGCAGCACCGCGATCTCCTGCGGGGAGAGCGTGCCGAACGGCTTGAGCTTGTCGGCCAGCGACGGGTCGGTCGCGAGGTCGGCCGGGGCCTTCAGGCCGGAGGCGGCGCCCCAGGCGGCCGCGCCCACCTTCTGCTCGACGGCCTTGCGCTGCTGCTCGATGCTCTGCGGCACCGGGGCGGCGCTGGCGCTCGGGCTCGGCGCGGCGGCGCTCGGCGACGCCGACGGAGTCGGCGTCGCGCTCGGCGCGGGGGCCATGCCGCCCTGCCCGCCGGCGCTCGGCGAGGCGGTCGCCTTGGCGCTCGTGCTCGCCTTCGGCGAGGCGCTGCCGGACGGCTTCGCCGACGCGCTGCCCGACGGCTTGGGGCTGGCACTGCCGGACGGGGCCGGGCTGGCGCTCGGGCTCGGCGGCGGGGCGAGGGCCGCGCCGCTGCCGTCGGTGGCCTTGAGCACCTTGCGGAAGCGCAGCTCGGCGGCCTCACCGACGTCGGTCAGGTCGCGGTTCTGGCCGGGCAGGGAGATGACGATGTTGCGGTTGCCCTCGGTGACCACCTCGGCCTCGGCCACGCCGTAGGCGTTGACCCGGCTCTCGATGATCTGGCGCGCCTCTTCGAGGTTGTCGGCGGTCGGCGGCTTGCCGTCCACCGTGTTGGTGGCCTCGAGCGTCATCCGGGTGCCGCCGATGAGGTCCAGGCCGAGCCGGGGCTCCAGCCGGTCCTTCCAGCCACCGCTGGCGCCGCCCGAGAAGAACACCAAAAGATAGAGGACGACGAAGATGAACCCGAGCACGGCGAGCTGCCGTCCGGGGCGCATCTGTCCCTGAGGTGGTGCCACGGCTGTCCTGTCTCCCTGTACGGTCGCGCCGCTTCCGCGGCGGCGACAACTGTCGGGCCGGGGGTGTCCGCCCGACTGCTCCGGCTGGTCGGCCCCGGCGGACGGCACGCCGACCCGGACGCGACGCGGGGGCGCCGCGCGGGCCTGCCCGCGTGCCGGCGTCCGACGCCGACCCAACTATCCACTTGTGCGGGTGTCCCCGCTGCCCCGTCCGGGGCGGGCGGTCACTCCTTGACCGGCTCGGCTTCCTCGCTGATCGTCTCGGCCGCCGGCGCCTCGGCCCGCTTGATCACCCGGGCGACGGCCGGGCGCGCGTAGCGGGTCTGCACGCCGGGAGCGACCTCCAGCAGGACGGTGTCGTCCTCGACCACGGTGACCGTGCCGTGCAGGCCGCCGATGGTGACCACCTCGTCGCCCGGGGAGAGGGCGGACTGCATCTGCTCGGCCTCACGGCGGCGCTTCTGCTGCGGACGGATCATCATGAAGTACATGACGACGAAGAGCAGAGCGATCATGAGGATCGGCGTCAGACCGCCGGCTCCCCCGCCACTCGCTGCTGCGTAAAGCACGGTGTCGACCTTCCGGTTGGCCCCCGCCGGCCCCGGAGGGCACCGCAGCGGAGGCGGATTCTCACGTCCTGTACAGACCGCGGCGAAGTCTAGTCCCTGCTCCTGAGAACACCGAATGCGGCACAGATCACGTTCGGATCACGGCTGATCGGTCTGGACCGAGAACAGATCGGGCCCGGCCGGGGCGTCCGCGCCAAATGTACCATTCGGGGGCGTACGCCCCAGATGATGCCAGGCAGCCGCCGTCGCCACCCGACCCCGCGGGGTCCGGGCCAGCAGCCCCGCCCGGACCAGGAACGGCTCGCAGACCTCCTCGACCGTGTCCGGCTGCTCCCCCACGGCCACCGCCAGGGTGGAGAGCCCGACCGGGCCGCCCCGGAACGAGTCGACCAGCGCGGTGAGCACCGCCCGGTCCAGCCGGTCCAGGCCGAGCGCGTCCACGTCGTAGACGGTCAGCGCGGACCGCGCCGTCTCCACCGTCACCACGCCGTCGGCCCGCACCTCGGCGTAGTCGCGCACCCGGCGCAGCAGCCGGTTGGCGATCCGGGGTGTGCCCCGGGACCGGCCGGCGATCTCGGCCGCGCCGTCGGTGGTGATCGGCACGCCGAGGATCCGGGCGGAGCGGTGCAGCAGCGTCTCCAGGTCGGCCGGCGAGTAGAAGTCGAGGTGCGCGACGAAGCCGAACCGGTCCCGCATCGGGCCCGTCAGCAGACCCGAGCGGGTGGTGGCGCCGACCAGCGTGAACGGCTCCACATCGAGCGGGATGGCGGTGGCGCCGGGGCCCTTGCCGACCACCACGTCGACCCGGAAGTCCTCCATGGCGCTGTAGAGCAGCTCCTCGGCCGGCTTGGCGATCCGGTGGATCTCGTCGATGAAGAGCACGTCGCCCTCGGCCAGGCTGGTCAGGATCGCGGCCAGGTCACCGGAGCGCTCGATGGCCGGCCCGCTGGTCACCCGGATGCCCGCGCCCAGCTCCGCCGCGACGATGTTGGCCAGGGAGGTCTTCCCGAGGCCGGGCGGCCCCGACAGGAGAATGTGGTCCGGCGGGGAGCCGCGTCGCATCGCGCCCTGCAACAGCAGGTCGAGCTGGTCGCGCACCCGGTCCTGGGCGATGAACTCGGCGAGCCGCTTCGGCCGGACGCTGGCCTCGGCGTCCCGCTCCGCGTCGCTGACGTACGCCGAGACCAGGTTGTCGCCGGTCATCCGCGCGGGCCCGTCATCGGGTGCGGCCCAGCAGACGGATGGCCTGCTTGAGCAGGACCGGCACCGGCGGCGTCTCGCCGTCGACGGTCTCCGCCACCGCGGCCACCGCCTGGTCGGCCTGCGCGGCCGTCCAGCCGAGCCCGACCAGCGCCTGACGCACCTGCTCCGGCCAGGCGCCGACGGTCACCCCGGCCGCGCCGTCGGGGCCGACCGGCACCGGACCGACCCGGTCGCGCAGCTCCAGCACGAGCCGCTCGGCGCCCTTCTTGCCGATCCCGGGCACCCGGGTCAGCGCGGCGGTGTCGGCGTTGGCGATGGCCTTGCGGACCGCGTCCGGCGTGTGCACCGCGAGCACCGCCTGGGCCAGCCGGGGGCCCACGCCGCTGGCGGTCTGCAGCAACTCGAACAACTGCTTCGCGTCGTCGTCGGCGAAGCCGTAGAGGGTGAGCGAGTCCTCCCGGACCACCAGGCTGGTGGCCAGCCGGGCCGGCTGGCCGACCCGCAGGTCGGCGAGCGTGCCGGGGGCGCACTGCACGGCCAGGCCGATGCCGCCCACCTCCACCACCGCGTGGTCCGGACCGGTGGCGGTCACCGTGCCGCGAACGCTGGCGATCATCGTGCCCCTCCTCGTCGGGCCCGCTGGGCGGCGGCGGCCAGCTTGGACCGGGTGCCACCGCGCCAGACGTGACAGATGGCCAACGCCAGGGCGTCGGCGGCGTCGGCCGGGCGAGGCGGCTCGGCGAGCCGAAGCAACCTCGTGACCATGGCCGTCATCTGCGCCTTGTCGGCCTGACCGGAACCGGTCACCGCCGCCTTCACCTCGCTCGGCGTGTAGGTGGTCACCGGCAGCCCGGCCCGCGCGCCGGCGAGCACCGCGATGCCGCTGGCCTGGGCGGTGCCCATCACCGTGCGCACGTTGTGCTGGCTGAACACGCGCTCCACCGCGACCGCGTCCGGCCGGTGCTCGGCGACCAGGTCGGTGAGCGACCGGTCCAGGTGCAGCAGGCGCAGCGGCAGGTCGTCCTCGGGGTCGGTGTAGACCACGTAGTAGGCGACCAGCGTGCACGGGCGACCGGGGACGCCCTCGACCACGCCGACCCCGCACCGGGTCAGCCCCGGGTCGACGCCGAGCACGCGCACGCCGCCTCCTCCCCGAGCCGTCAGCAGTACGTGTGTTCGACACACCCTACTGGTGTGC
Encoded here:
- a CDS encoding adenine phosphoribosyltransferase, which codes for MTETHTAGVRGDSGPEVAQLVASRLLDVPDFPKPGVMFKDLMPLFADGVAFREVIDGIIAYHGPDSFDTVAGIEARGFVLAAAVAYATGVGVVPVRKAGKLPRATHSASYALEYGEATLEVHQDAFTAGHRVLVLDDVLATGGTAEATLDLVERAGGTVSGFTVLLELGFLKGRERLAPRPVHALLTV
- the secF gene encoding protein translocase subunit SecF — its product is MAKSGLAARLYRGEADLNIVGKRKVWFAVAGALVLIAVLSFAIRGFSLGIEFAGGNSFQVPASVGTLDQAERTVDDVLAKEAPGVEVVTAQKVGGAGGETYEMRTGQLSQDQANAAKAAMAEEFGIQADQISGSQVSEAWGSQVTSRALLGLLIFIAVVSIYLVLRFEWRMAVAAIASLLTNLVLTAGIYSLVGFEVTPSTIIGFLTILGFALYDVVVVFDKVQENTRGITANNNLTYGEASNLALNQSLMRSLNTSVVALLPVGGLLFIGAGLLGAGTLKDLGLVLFVGMAVAFLTSILLATPLLVLLKNQDPRISAHNKRVLARRGALARGEITPKGAPRAAPVGDEPIDPDAAALAGAAPKVGARPAGKRPSGARGGRPAGGGGNRPGGAKRR
- the secD gene encoding protein translocase subunit SecD — translated: MAPPQGQMRPGRQLAVLGFIFVVLYLLVFFSGGASGGWKDRLEPRLGLDLIGGTRMTLEATNTVDGKPPTADNLEEARQIIESRVNAYGVAEAEVVTEGNRNIVISLPGQNRDLTDVGEAAELRFRKVLKATDGSGAALAPPPSPSASPAPSGSASPKPSGSASAKPSGSASPKASTSAKATASPSAGGQGGMAPAPSATPTPSASPSAAAPSPSASAAPVPQSIEQQRKAVEQKVGAAAWGAASGLKAPADLATDPSLADKLKPFGTLSPQEIAVLPADMQFNVPSITCAQLDKRPAGSINDPKQTAVACEAGAKNLLDVAKVEGTDVKNASAQLDQTSQWVVSLNFTGSGQEKWTALTRESFNNEGQACDQTALGQDGKCRVAVVLDNRIVSSPEIQGVLTGDSQITGSFDNKSANALASQLRYGALPVTFEPQESQNVTATLGDSHLKAGLLAAGIGMLLVIIYSFFYYRLLGSVIFLSLVLSALLVFGALVVLGRSIGFTLTLAGIAGMIVSLGVAADSFVIYFERLKDEIREGRSPRSAVPRAWIRARRTIISANAITLMSAVVLYIVSVGAVKGFAFALGLATVLDLVVVFLFRHPIMTMFARTRAFLSPRVSGLGRALPARSAESGAARNPRVKEA
- the yajC gene encoding preprotein translocase subunit YajC, giving the protein MLYAAASGGGAGGLTPILMIALLFVVMYFMMIRPQQKRRREAEQMQSALSPGDEVVTIGGLHGTVTVVEDDTVLLEVAPGVQTRYARPAVARVIKRAEAPAAETISEEAEPVKE
- the ruvB gene encoding Holliday junction branch migration DNA helicase RuvB codes for the protein MTGDNLVSAYVSDAERDAEASVRPKRLAEFIAQDRVRDQLDLLLQGAMRRGSPPDHILLSGPPGLGKTSLANIVAAELGAGIRVTSGPAIERSGDLAAILTSLAEGDVLFIDEIHRIAKPAEELLYSAMEDFRVDVVVGKGPGATAIPLDVEPFTLVGATTRSGLLTGPMRDRFGFVAHLDFYSPADLETLLHRSARILGVPITTDGAAEIAGRSRGTPRIANRLLRRVRDYAEVRADGVVTVETARSALTVYDVDALGLDRLDRAVLTALVDSFRGGPVGLSTLAVAVGEQPDTVEEVCEPFLVRAGLLARTPRGRVATAAAWHHLGRTPPNGTFGADAPAGPDLFSVQTDQP
- the ruvA gene encoding Holliday junction branch migration protein RuvA, with translation MIASVRGTVTATGPDHAVVEVGGIGLAVQCAPGTLADLRVGQPARLATSLVVREDSLTLYGFADDDAKQLFELLQTASGVGPRLAQAVLAVHTPDAVRKAIANADTAALTRVPGIGKKGAERLVLELRDRVGPVPVGPDGAAGVTVGAWPEQVRQALVGLGWTAAQADQAVAAVAETVDGETPPVPVLLKQAIRLLGRTR
- the ruvC gene encoding crossover junction endodeoxyribonuclease RuvC → MRVLGVDPGLTRCGVGVVEGVPGRPCTLVAYYVVYTDPEDDLPLRLLHLDRSLTDLVAEHRPDAVAVERVFSQHNVRTVMGTAQASGIAVLAGARAGLPVTTYTPSEVKAAVTGSGQADKAQMTAMVTRLLRLAEPPRPADAADALALAICHVWRGGTRSKLAAAAQRARRGGAR